The segment GGCGTGTTCATGAgttttaatggagccattttgcttcttctgGTCCTCTGAGAGGCTgcaggctgttagaaaatacagccatctttacaactgttccagcaaaactgataaacctgtgaacttaaaaagactgcagagacacagaaacccgttttaacgctgtaggaggaaGAAGGATCTTCCCGGGAGTTCTGACAACAAAAgatgtgagaaaacaaacagctcccAACCACGTGACCATGACCCGAtggagtttgattaaaatgagtTCTTTGCTAAAGCTGTTATGTGTTACTCTGGGagattttttattcacaaattattaaagttaaaaatattcacataaaAATAGTCAAGTTCAAGAAcagaaactgactgaaaaagcagccaaagcctaaagaaaacctttaaagacCTTCTGAAAGTCTGAAGAAGTCCTAACAGATTCGAGggaagtctggctgcttggaggGAAAACAAAGAACCGAGGGTCGGATCAGGAGTTTTGCACAGTCCTATAAAAAGGAATCAAAATGTTGGACTTCTCTAAATGCTACATCCTAAAACTACAACAACTAgtcttcgttttttgtttttttctgctgttcatGATTAGTTGAATCAACATTTTGTCGAGACTCTTCTGCCACGTGTTGCCAAGTAAGGCCTAAGGTCTACACGAGTCGTGACACGTGTCGTGTCACGTGTCACGACTCGTGACACAcaaaacagatctaaacatgaaaaacagacaaaaatccAACCTATCTTTACTGTATATCAAATACAATCCATTTCAGATTTCACTTGATAGCTAAAACTCACCTGAAGAAGGCAACACGAGAGCGTCTACCAGCAGCAAAATGGAGAACACaagcggaaaaaaaaaaagtttaagcaTTTTGTTATGATCAAGTTGAACTAGTTCAAAACTAGCCCGTCTGGAATTACAGTAATGTCGGCGGTTTTAAATAGATTTAACTATCAAATGCAGCTAAACAGAACCGAAAGCTCAGCGCGCCACGAGGAAAAGGAACAACCCCGGCTGCTTTATATATTGGCGAGAGGCGTAGACTTCGAGAACACAAAGATGATATCCACCAGTAAGAAAGGACGATGGACGTTGCTTCCGGAAGCAACGAGAACAAATGATTACCTCACCTCTAAAgcttcagccattttgaatcgctATCGCCACGTCACCTCACTAAGCACTGTTGGGTTTTATGTtgaatgtgtttaaatttcaaataaattaattttcctACTTTAGTTGCATCAGTAAATTAAAGGCCAAAcattcgttgaaggaatgcatatcacccacagaataagatcatctcatgatgagaaacGATGgagttataattattttgttcaagtcttaaagaaacattttgcacAGTCTCATTGCTTCATCTGCTGTTAATGAGTTATagacatccagtgattcatttctgagcatttaaaaaacataaaaaatttgTAGAAATGAGTCACAGTGTTGATCTGACTGACTGCGTGTAAACGTGACACTGCTTGATTTTCCTCATTCCTTACTTTgcgaatgctgagtcagcattattTATGTACCTTTATTACAACCTCACAGCTTCTCTCTgctttctgctattttagccgttcaaATATTAAATTCGAAGTTTAATTACTTTCAGAACTGCTGCATCTAATATCTGATCCTTATTTGCCACCTGCAGGTAGAAAACTCATCAAAACCACAACACCTGGACTTTGGGCCACGTGGGTGGTGATTTGGGGGCGGGACATCTGAGGATGTCTCCTCTTTTCTGATTGGATAAtggttgcattttaaaaaataaataattatctaAAAAATGATAGATGATAAAATGACCATAGTAAAAGTCtttacttatatatatattaacatgatagattcatttaaaaagtaatgaatcAAACATTGATGTGAAAAACTTGATTTAGAGGAAATATTTTatcaaagaaacacaaattaagctaaaacaaagaagctaaaagaaaaaactttatgATGAAGTGTGTTAATGTTGTTTACAAACAACTGCCAAGTGtttgttaacacaacgccagagcggaaagacatcagcaatgacctcagagaagcagctgctgccgccCATCAgcctgggaagggtcaaaggttacTTCCAAACTATCTGCAGTCCATCCTTCTACAGAGAGgtagattattcacaagaggagacatttaaatcagctgctgatcttcaccctgaaggtcagaccgtgcagtgagctccatctcagactctacaggcctcagtcagcaggttaaaggtcaaaggttaaagcctcttctctctaaaaacaacatggcagctcgacttgaaggaaccagaagacttctggagcagaaccagagcagaggacagatgtttacccagaatgcactgcagctgtcagcatggtggtggagggctgatggtttgggctgattctggagtcagatgtgacaaacaggacaatgatcccaaacacagcagaacggtccagaaccagaaccagaacctcagagagctgaagcaatgctgcaaagaagagtgggccacaactcctccacaaccaggaacccactgagagttctgctgctggaggaggttctacaGACTGATGACTGGGTTTATTTTACAcactttggtttagtttttttgagtaaataatgactttgtgtaaagttttttttatctgaggtCGTATTTCTGTCATTCTGAGACCTGGATCATCTTCATCCttaaaaaaagctctttatttatttaatttcttttgtaggaacaaataaaacctctttATGTTTTGCACCCTGAGCTGATTGAGGTAAATTTCTTGTTATAAATTGCTGATTTTACcttaatgaaagaaaacaggaagtttattttaaaaccttttttcctcATACTTGAAATGACACCTCATATTATCTAAAATCTTTATCCTTCATGAAGCTGGGATGAACTTTTAAcctcattgtttttaaacagtttcctGGTATGAAGCTCATTCCTCACCGTCAGCCGGCTGGAATgaaaaacaaccaacatctgtttaaaacatgattatttATGCTTCAATCTtgactttttacagttttataattgctgtcagtttctggTAGTTGTCTCTTTAaactcatatttatttttaaatatgtttttgagCGAAATAACTTCAAAAATGCTGATGCTCAAGtgtcatttaatttaaacatttaattcttATCAAACCTGTTTGCCCAGACGGGCGAGCAGGAagtcatgtgtgtgtgtgtgtgtggacagtcTGCAGATCAGGACGAAGAGTCGAACGATACGCTGCTGGTTTGAGTTTCTCTGCCTGAGAAACACTTTTGTTTCTGCAACAATCGAGGATCTAACAGGATGGATTTATAACACAGGAGGAAGCTGTAAAAGAAACAGACGAGGCTTTTTAACCTtctgcaggtaaatatttgatgttttaaattcTTACAAATGGAAAACTCAAACACAAGTGACAGGCTTGTCTTTATTTAACctctgttttagaaaaaaatgagtttatttgGATAATTCTGCCCAGTAAAGAAGGTTTAAAAGGAAACCTACTTCATCAGAATTTACATAGTGAGTGAGCCGCTCGTGTTATTTGACTAAAGGAGATAAGATTCTCTTTACAACCAAGAAGGAGCTCCGCTCACATCTATTTCCCAACTTTTAGACAGTTAAAGCAGACAAACTGTGTCGCTCTCTTAAAAATGTCCTCaagttttaggaaaatgtctgaaatatttggattaaaatacagaattatCAAcagtatctgtgtgtttgtatattcagttagcaaaatatctcatgaactgctggacggATGTTAAGAAACGTTCAGAAATTGATTATTGGATGGACAgacaacccgattcaagatggctgccacagctaactgaccttagcctacacaaaaatgtcctttctgtgtttgtggaaaattatttatataattatttttctgtttcgtAGACTGAACACAATAATTAGGccagtttgttggatatttaatGTAActaaatgaagctttttttacttttattgtaataaaaataatccaaaataaGCCTTTACCTCATATTTCCCTCAGCTGCCTGCctcaaacatgttaaaatgttcagttttctgGTGGATTTCAGAGAAAGATCAAGCTGTGGCAGGAAGTTCAGCTGATGAAGGCTAACGAACTGATCAGTGACGTCAGCATCGTTCTGTTACGTCATGAATCCAAACATTACGCTACAAAGGGCCTCTGCAGAGGGaccaaagagccacatgtggccccggagccgcaggttgcagacccctgttTTAGATACAAACGTGATAAACTCTGGATTCCCTGcagataaaatatatttgtgtctTCCTACACCTGCCAATCAAACACGTTTCTTCTCCTGTGACCTTCGGCTGACCCTGACTGTTCTGTCCATCCTGCAGACCATGTGGACGCCACACGGAGACAGACAGTCATGGTGACTTTTGTCGAACACCCGGGTCCCGGGGGCCCGCTGTCAGCTGCCGGCGAGCTGAGGATGCCCTTCTCAGAGGCGGTGAAGTATTGCATTCTGGGTATTTctgtcctcctgctcctgctggcGCTGGGCATCCTGGCCTGGCAGATCTTCAGGTGTTTCTCACAGACGCCAGCGTACCGGCACCAGGATCCAGGTGAGCCCGGCCCGGACCGAACAGAATCTGCAGACTTGGGTCCGATCCAGAAACTCAttcctgtttgtgctgcagggATCAGAGACCTGCTGTACGCAGAAGAAAAACCATCAACGGCTGGAAAATACTCAGCTCCTCCGAGCACCACGGTGAGACCGAGTCAGGAAGCAACAAACAAcatgtttacagtaaaacttAAACTTGGATGAGTTAAAGTTTCCTTTTCAGGCCGTGTCTCAAAGagataaaaatctttttctatGATAAGATCCAAATTTTAACAACAGAGCTGGAATAAATGAATTTGatgcttttaatctttttctatAATAAGAAATTGAACACATCTGCTGATAGTTTCATGGTTACTATAAACAACAGTTCATGATCAGACCTGAGGTATTTATTAAATATCCAGAATATAAAGCTGCTGCTCAGGAAAACtttaagtttgtgtttctggagGAGAAGTCGGGTAAGTAAACCTCCTGAAGGGTGtggttgtttgtgttcatgACGGCAGAGAATATGGTTGTTTGGACAGAGTATTTTTCTTCATAATTTATGATTGATGTGTCAGGGAGGTGCTGGTTAAATTTAATAACAggccaaagaagaaaaagaagaaataaagttagTTAGAGACACGATTTAAAGCAgcgttttaaataaaattcacaaataACACCTctgatttttagtttaattctaaaatcacttgtttttcatgattttcagtgttttatttactctGAACCTGTAGGTTTTCTTCTGAACGTACAGAtctgtgagtgtttttgttgaGTCGTGAGTCAGACGACGAGCCGGAGGCGCTGTCGGTGTTTAAACTCTGCGTTTGGACTCTGCAGGTGGAGGACGTCAGCGCTGAAGCTCACAGACTCAGCCGCTGTTTGTCTCAGGCGTCCTTTCCTCCAGAATCCTGTCCTGCAGACGGAGACACCCGAGAGGACCAAACTAATAAAAAGGTGATCTGAACTGAACAGTTTCACATCATTTAAACCCGACTGAGCCATGATTTAACCTCTACTGTGTTTGATTCCAGCTGCAGTTTATTATTGTCCTTTTTACAACATAATTATGTTCTTTTATTGCCTCATTTAGGTGCTTATTCCTGGACCTTTTATGTGtcaacatgttgtttttaaacacgtttaaaatgaatttatttgaactgaTCGTCCACCTCTGTAAAAGCAGGAGTTCTGTTAGTTTGCTGCTCTGCGtgaacacaacgccagggcggaaagacatcagcaatgaccccCACCAGtttgggaagggtcaaaggtcatttataatatatttggagtccatcatgtTTCCTGAGACAAAGTGTAGATGAAGCAGACTGGATGTTTATTTGTTACTcaagcacaaacacatcatTTCCCAACCCGTCCCGTTTTGCAGGTTTCTGGCTCGCTGCGTTTCTCCGTCTACTACGACCAGCTGCAGTCTCGGCTGGTGGTCACCGTGCTGCAGGTGGAGGGGCTTCTGGGCTACAGCCAAACCGCCAGCGTCCAGCTGTTTGTCAAGATTCGCCTGATGTGGTCCGGATCAGGGGGAGCGGGGGCGGAGGGCCTGAAGGAGCACGAGGTGATGCAGTAAAGTCAACGAAACGATTCGTTATCGTCGGTGGAGTCAGGGCCTCTGTAGTAAAGATGTTGATGCTGGGATCCTCTCAGGGTGAAGCGGTGTGCACGGTGCTGCAGGAGTGGCGCACTCGCGTCGTGAAGGGAAGCTGCAGCCCTTTATTCGGAGACCAGttcagctgcagtctgcagGAAGACGACCCGCTTCGGCACATCAGCCTCAGGATGGAGGTCCTGCAACAAACTAACACCAGTCATAACCGAGAAATCTGCACAAACAAGACTACGATGGTTAAAAATGTCCTCTCAGCTGTCATGTTGGatcaaaataagtgaaaatgaaagtttCCTGTGATTGTTTGTCATTTCAGGTGAGGGACTTTGATAAATTCTCCAGACACACGGTGCTGGGGGAGGTGAGAGTTCCTCTGGGCCAGCTCAACATCACTTATCCTCTGGAGCTGCGAGAAGATCTGCAAACACCTCAGAAGGTCCACAGATCAGAActaccacacacacagcaacaatTAACAAGTCTGACTCCACAGCTGGTGGTTTTCTCCTCACCTTTcaccaaaaacaacatttgaaatataaCCTTTAACCTTAGCTGTGCCTGTtcagttggggttttttttacacttcagaAGTTATTAAAGCAGTTATTGTATTATAATGACTTTAAGTAAACAACAGCAGTCCAAATAAATTCTGTTATTATCTCCACGGCTGAAAGGTGCAGGTCTCATCTGAGTCTGAAACTCTGGGATggaggcggcgggtgatatgcatcccacCTTGTCCTATCAGGCTTTAAGACCAGGAACAGATGAATATTAATGCAGGACATGCTGTCaccttggttttgtttattaataaaaactgaggcAGAGTTTGAGGAAAtaagcagcttttaaaaccaacaaaaaaggaaaaactttcagaaatcctCTTCTGTGACTTCATCAGTCTCCCACTTCATTGAGGAGGAAGTTTTGTCtactttatgtaaaaatgtatgAAGATTTGGAGGcatttgagtcatttttggAGTCTCTGAAGGGCCAGGCTGAGGTTCtgagatcagctgctgtgttaaatgatcctgaggtgtttgctgcagtgcattctgggtaaaaatctccactttggtctgGTTCTGtcccagaagtcttctggttccttcaagtcgagctgccatgttgtttttaagagcgacgaggctttaacctttgacctttaacctgttaactgaggcctgtagaggctgagatggagctcactgcatggtctgaccttcagggtgaatccgTCCACTCCTAAATATGACCCACGAACCTTTCTCtgtgtagaacgatggactccagagtTTGTTCTGTTGATTTCAGGATGTCGTTGGAGAAGTCCTGCTATCGTTAAAGTTTCTTCCCACCTCTCAGAGGCTGGAAGTTGGTCTGCTGAAGGTCAGGACGGCCCTCACTGAGATGTCCTCAGAAACAGGTAATTACCAACAATAAAACCACCAGATTTAACAACGTGCAGCGTCACACTCGGGTCATGTGTGTGTCCTGCAGCCCTGTACGCCAGGATCAGCATTCAGTGCAACCAGAGCAAGTCCAGGTACCAGAAGACCTCCTGCGTCGCCCGCTGCCCCGTCACCGTCTTCAACGAGGTCCTCATGTTCTCGCTGCCGGAGCTTCCTCTGCTGCGGTGTAAGATCTCAGTCTCCGTGTTCGAGATGGACACGAGCGGGAAATCAGGCAAACGTCTGATGGGACAGCTGAGTGTGGGGAAGGAgaggagctcagaggatgaacaCTGGGTGCTGATGGTGCGCTCGGTCCGACAGCCGGTGGCAAAGTGGCATCGGCTGCtgatctgaggaggaggaggaggaggaggaggagctgaggagcttCAGGACCTTCTCAGCACCTGCTCATCGACTCTTTGTGTATTTACCTGACCACTAACTGGAGTTTTTATGGTTGTTGCCTCTTGTCTTTGGATCTAATCTCatcaaaaataattactttcataAACACTGAAGGACAACagagaatattttttaaagataaaagtttcCACAGTGACCTTTAAGAGATTTATAGTTTGTAATGAagtagaaacaataaaaatgtgccTTCATTCAGTCTCAGCTCCgacatgttttatcttttcattcaattatttttattttttctacagATCGGTGGAATCAACCAATCACAGCTGATGATTTTTAAACAGCTTCCACCTCAgtagttcctgtttttattggGATTATTAAGAATCACTCAGCAGTTAATCGAATCTTATGAATAAGGACATTACAGAAACAGGTGTGGCTCTTCAGTGAAAGGAAGCACGTCACGTCTGCAGTTAGTCTTTCTGTAAATATAcagtaattttactttttagctgcTGGCCGGACTAAACTTTATCAGATTAATTCAGCTCAGTTTGGTATTAAATACAGATTTTCCTTCATgactgccctctgctggttgaACTGTTTCTTGTGGATTCTTTTATtatgttaaaacattttgcaaacaaaacaatctgaaagGTTTAAActacagatattttgctgtgcaaataaaataaaacagttttgagtttaacaaacaaacagaaagcatcattaaacctgttttaacgTTTCATAACTAGCAGGCTATTGGCCCATTTATATACATTCATTAGGCTTTAAAAAGCCCAAATACACCTTAGTTTTGGTATTCTCTGCACCAAAAACAGCTCATTTTTATTCCTGTGAACATCTACAGACCATCAGAAGGTCCGATCTGTCCCTGGAGGACAGTTTAATCACTTATTAAATTAGTTCTTGATCTCATCTCATCCAGCAGGAGGTGTGGTTCTGGTGTCTGGTGTGTCAGCGCCATCTAGTGGCCTGGCATGAGAACTACAGCTGCTTGATGTAGACAAAGGATGGAGCTGAGGATGGAGCTGAGCTCTCTTctgctacgttcacactgcaggtctcaATGCTCAGTTCCAATATTTCACTCCAATCTGATTACTTTACacgacctccatcagactccagctCCTGAAACGACCTGCATGAGGAGAAGAAGACACGACGTCACTGTCAGGGTTATTCCCAAAACATTATTAAGACACTGTGAAGagaacagagacacagacactgATAAATCAGATTTACTTGCAAGGAGAGCAGCAGAGTCTTACAGCCTCCAACTTACTCTAAAACTAGACTCGCTGcttcctctctttttatttttattccctaGATTACATGGGACGTGCAGTTCTAAGGGGAGggggaaacaaacagctgcacgCTTTAGATAATAACATATGGACCCTCAAACAACAAGTTCCTCTTCGTCTGCTTGCAGGGCGCGTCTCTGCTCTTGTTATCTTGCTCCTGTTTCGGCACGTTAAACTGGAGCTTCCTGCTTGCATAGGCACATAGTTATCATTGTGAAATGCACAAAGTACAAGATCCAAACGGTGAAATATAAAAGAAGATGCAGAAGTTGTGGCTTCTGCCTCTGTGCAGAGATGTGAGTGGATGAAGAGGCGGGATTCTGATGTGAGGGACCTCATGTCCCACATGCTGAAAAGACCTGGGTCGGATATGATCAAATCAGATTTatcacactgccatgaaaacaTCCAACATGTGTGGCATAGGGgcaaaaaaatcagaactgGCTCGCGTGAACGTAGCCTTCTGTCTCCAGATTCAAACACgactaaaaatattaaaatgtctaaTTATATCCACTgctttgtgttgtaaataaaagttttattaaaccagATCTGTTTAGAAAACTTGTGCTTTTAGATTGTTAGTGTAGGAATATATTTCTGATCAGAACTTAATGCAGGATTGATTTCAGAGGTGGAAAGTATCACGtttctaaaatttaaagtgCTCAGAAATGCAACTGCttggacagaaaaaataagaatgttgCTGAaagctgtgtttctgtgtaaactgaaattaaaagagTCTGTTGATAACCTTTCAGCAGACCATGCACAtcagaatgatgtttttatcttctgaaacctttaaaatgcaGCAGCTTCAGTGGGCGTTGCCCCCCTGGGCCCCCCACCTGAGCGCTGCCCCTGGACCCTAATGGGGACCTAAGAGACCCCCATTACCCCATTACCCCCCCATACCCGGGGTGAACTGGTCCACTTTTCCTGGCTGGCCCGTTTGTGCAGGAAGCCCTCGGCTCGGTTCGGTCCAGCTCCAAACCCGCTCCGCAAACCGAAACCAAAACATGATGTCTTTCTACTGCTTTCGTTTTCAGATAAAGGAGAGTTCGGCTGCAGTGAAAAGCGGTCCGCCACCAGAACCGGAGGTGAgtgcttcttctccttctctttgGGTTTTATCCGAACAGGAGGACGGGTTCGGCTCCGGTTCGGATCACATGGACGGAATGACGCAGGAGTTTGTAGATGTTTACCTTAAACCACCTCTGGAAGTTATTTCAGGACAGGACGCAGCACTTTTGTCCCCCTGAGAACAGCGGCTTGAAGACGCACTCCTTCCTGCCTGTCTGCGGTTTATTATAATCTATtaataatatattaataatCTACAATAATATACCAATAATCTGCAATAATCCACAGATCTGAGCACCAAACCGTCATCATGGCGCCCGGATCTAAACTTTACCGCCAAACACTTAATGTTAATTatcatgttttactttattaacaAATCTTTGTTAATCTGTATTATTTTAGGAATGTTAGTTTCTGGAATAAATTATGGACCACGTGCTCGGAGAGCTGAGTGCAAATGTCTGAAAAGACACATCTGCAGGTTTATATTAacgttaaagaaagaaaatgtgtcaataaaGAGGAGCACGTGCGCGGTTTGAGTCCTGAGTGCCGGTCAGTGGGGGACAGAAGAGTTTCTCTCACTCagggttattttgttttttgtttttgtaaaataaaattccctttaagttccaggttgtaaggcaacacaACAGAAAGAATTCCCGGGGCGTCTTTAAGTCTCTAGAGTTGATGAGATAAAGCTTTCCTCAGACTTTAGGAAGCAGATGTGTGACAGATGTTGTCCTCTGCAGCCTCCACGCTGTCAGACCGCCCGTGTTAACGCTCGCATGCTTTCTGTGCACCAGCTGATGGAGTCTGACCATGGATGACGAGGTCGACCGAGCCGATGGAAATGTGAACTCCATCTTGGCTCAGGACTCCTCCGAACTGTTTGAGATCCTCTGCAGTCAGTCGCAGTCAGTCATCATGT is part of the Kryptolebias marmoratus isolate JLee-2015 linkage group LG11, ASM164957v2, whole genome shotgun sequence genome and harbors:
- the syt19 gene encoding synaptotagmin-1, with protein sequence MVTFVEHPGPGGPLSAAGELRMPFSEAVKYCILGISVLLLLLALGILAWQIFRCFSQTPAYRHQDPGIRDLLYAEEKPSTAGKYSAPPSTTVEDVSAEAHRLSRCLSQASFPPESCPADGDTREDQTNKKVSGSLRFSVYYDQLQSRLVVTVLQVEGLLGYSQTASVQLFVKIRLMWSGSGGAGAEGLKEHEGEAVCTVLQEWRTRVVKGSCSPLFGDQFSCSLQEDDPLRHISLRMEVRDFDKFSRHTVLGEVRVPLGQLNITYPLELREDLQTPQKDVVGEVLLSLKFLPTSQRLEVGLLKVRTALTEMSSETALYARISIQCNQSKSRYQKTSCVARCPVTVFNEVLMFSLPELPLLRCKISVSVFEMDTSGKSGKRLMGQLSVGKERSSEDEHWVLMVRSVRQPVAKWHRLLI